A single window of Paracoccus albus DNA harbors:
- the urtC gene encoding urea ABC transporter permease subunit UrtC → MLIRKHPSVLIFLALLATFTIAVTLMSQAYGTGAIPTSTIKLFGKTLCLALAALAMDLVWGYAGILSLGHMAFFALGGYMIGMWLMYARTEEIVTATLANAPIPPTPAEVQEGIASQIFGVVGSSDLPLAWSFAGSLPVQLLLVLLVPGLFAFLFGWLAFRSRVNGVYLSILTQAMTLALALWLFQNDSGFRGNNGLSGLQNIPGLTDKPQSVVSIWFLWASALALGLAYLLASWLVAGKFGSVIRAIRDDEARVRFLGYSVEGYKLFIFTLTAMICAIAGALYYPQAGIINPAELAPIASIYLAVWVAIGGRGRLYGAVIGAVFVSLLSSWFTGGKAPDLNLGFYTVNWVDWWQVLLGVAFVLVTLFAPRGLSSIIDAMAGLRHPMRRGKDLGPDLGALREKEAEA, encoded by the coding sequence ATGCTGATCCGCAAACACCCATCCGTGCTGATCTTCCTTGCCCTGCTGGCAACCTTCACCATCGCGGTGACCCTGATGTCGCAGGCCTATGGAACGGGCGCGATCCCGACCTCGACGATCAAGCTGTTCGGCAAGACGCTGTGCCTTGCGCTTGCCGCGCTCGCGATGGATCTGGTCTGGGGCTATGCAGGCATCCTCAGCCTTGGTCACATGGCCTTTTTCGCGCTTGGCGGATACATGATCGGCATGTGGCTGATGTATGCCCGGACCGAGGAGATCGTGACGGCGACGCTGGCCAATGCGCCGATCCCGCCCACCCCCGCAGAGGTGCAGGAGGGCATCGCCAGCCAGATTTTCGGCGTCGTCGGATCAAGCGATCTGCCGCTGGCATGGAGTTTCGCGGGCAGTCTGCCGGTCCAGCTTCTGCTGGTGCTGCTGGTGCCGGGCCTCTTCGCGTTTCTGTTCGGCTGGCTGGCCTTCCGGTCGCGCGTGAACGGCGTCTATCTGTCGATCCTGACGCAGGCGATGACGCTGGCCCTTGCCCTGTGGCTGTTCCAGAACGACAGCGGCTTTCGCGGCAATAACGGGCTGTCGGGGCTGCAGAACATCCCCGGCCTGACCGACAAGCCGCAATCTGTGGTCTCGATCTGGTTCCTCTGGGCTTCCGCGCTTGCGCTTGGGCTGGCCTATCTGCTGGCAAGCTGGCTGGTTGCGGGCAAGTTCGGCAGCGTCATCCGCGCCATCCGGGACGATGAGGCGCGGGTGCGGTTCCTCGGCTACTCGGTCGAGGGCTACAAGCTGTTCATCTTCACCCTGACGGCGATGATCTGCGCCATTGCCGGGGCGCTGTATTACCCGCAGGCGGGCATCATCAATCCCGCAGAGCTTGCGCCTATCGCATCCATCTATCTGGCGGTCTGGGTCGCCATTGGCGGGCGCGGCAGGCTTTACGGTGCGGTGATCGGGGCGGTCTTCGTCTCGCTGCTGTCCAGCTGGTTCACGGGCGGCAAGGCCCCCGATCTGAACCTTGGTTTCTACACCGTGAACTGGGTCGACTGGTGGCAGGTCCTGCTTGGCGTGGCCTTCGTGCTGGTCACCTTGTTCGCCCCGCGCGGGCTGTCATCCATCATCGACGCTATGGCTGGTCTGCGCCATCCGATGCGGCGCGGCAAGGATCTTGGCCCCGATCTGGGTGCGCTGCGCGAGAAGGAGGCAGAGGCATGA
- the urtB gene encoding urea ABC transporter permease subunit UrtB, whose translation MRRLFLCLLLLIATPVSAQDLGTVLEANREQITKPSRQTIGPVIDEIAASGEGAVAFLEAWGDRRIGVTEDGRFAIIEGHTATDAVTGEPVTDELDSLRPNSGVRGLIAAALVPAQLADPDPARRRAALDALGRDATAEHLPALRAALDDPDPTIAARKARLERLLTIRFDPDPAARVAAIESFAGDSGSDVQAALNPLLTTTRIAAPELTADANVARRLNVGSDLTRAEAYRLLVDADLAPPRLSDAEQKSALAANLSDGQVGDIPVANLDSPDARDRAYRALAAAGAVRPAASTDQVDAALESHVFADVYDEPSAELTDAARGALNDLVFRERAQQGADLMLDALSLASICFLAAIGLAITFGVMGVINMAHGEFIMMGAYTGYVVQGFIANKTASLLVALPLAFVVTAMAGIVLYRLVIRHLVHRPLETLLATFGVSIALQQLAKNIFGTQARPLTAPDWLGGSIGWGEIVSISTIRVAIFVLALLFLGLFLYITKRTRMGLNMRAVTQNPGMAASMGINPDRVAMLTFGLGSGIAGIAGVAIGLFAQVTSELGQAYIVQSFMTVVVGGVGNIWGTLAGAAMIGGLQKGIEVLNPANTLAAQTWMILFIIIFIQFRPRGIFPTRGRFAEG comes from the coding sequence ATGCGCCGTTTGTTTCTTTGTCTTCTTCTGCTGATCGCAACACCCGTATCCGCTCAGGACCTCGGCACGGTGCTTGAGGCCAATCGCGAGCAGATCACAAAACCCTCGCGCCAGACCATCGGGCCGGTGATCGACGAAATCGCGGCGAGCGGTGAAGGTGCCGTGGCCTTTCTGGAGGCATGGGGCGACCGGCGTATCGGTGTGACCGAAGACGGACGCTTTGCGATCATTGAAGGCCATACGGCCACCGATGCCGTGACAGGCGAGCCGGTGACGGATGAGCTGGATTCGCTGCGACCAAATTCCGGCGTGCGCGGGCTGATTGCAGCGGCGCTTGTGCCGGCCCAGCTTGCGGATCCCGATCCTGCCCGCCGACGCGCGGCACTGGATGCGCTTGGCCGGGATGCAACGGCGGAACATCTGCCCGCGCTGCGGGCAGCGCTTGACGACCCCGATCCTACTATTGCCGCCCGCAAGGCGCGGCTGGAGCGTCTGCTGACCATCCGTTTCGATCCCGATCCTGCCGCCCGCGTCGCGGCCATTGAAAGCTTTGCGGGGGATAGCGGCAGCGATGTGCAGGCGGCGCTGAACCCGCTTCTGACAACGACGCGCATCGCGGCACCTGAACTGACTGCCGATGCCAATGTCGCACGCCGTCTGAATGTCGGCAGCGATCTGACGCGGGCGGAAGCATATCGCCTGCTGGTCGATGCCGATCTCGCCCCGCCGAGGCTAAGCGATGCGGAACAGAAATCCGCGCTTGCCGCCAATCTGTCCGACGGGCAGGTCGGCGATATTCCCGTGGCCAATCTTGACAGCCCCGATGCCCGCGACCGGGCCTATCGTGCGCTTGCCGCCGCAGGCGCGGTCCGCCCCGCTGCCAGTACGGATCAGGTAGATGCGGCACTGGAAAGCCATGTATTTGCCGATGTCTATGACGAGCCCTCGGCGGAACTGACCGATGCCGCCCGTGGTGCGCTGAACGACCTCGTGTTTCGCGAACGCGCCCAACAAGGTGCCGATCTGATGCTGGATGCGCTGTCGCTGGCCTCGATCTGTTTCCTTGCGGCCATCGGCCTTGCCATCACCTTCGGCGTGATGGGCGTTATCAATATGGCGCATGGCGAGTTCATCATGATGGGTGCCTATACGGGCTATGTCGTGCAGGGCTTCATCGCCAATAAGACGGCCTCACTGCTCGTGGCTCTTCCATTGGCCTTTGTGGTCACGGCCATGGCCGGCATCGTGCTGTATCGGCTGGTCATCCGCCACCTGGTGCACCGTCCGCTGGAAACCCTGCTGGCGACCTTCGGCGTGTCCATCGCCTTGCAGCAACTGGCGAAGAACATCTTCGGCACGCAGGCAAGACCCCTGACCGCGCCCGACTGGCTGGGCGGGTCCATCGGCTGGGGAGAGATCGTGTCGATCTCCACCATCAGGGTTGCGATCTTTGTGCTGGCGCTGCTGTTTCTGGGCCTGTTTCTCTACATCACCAAACGCACGCGCATGGGGCTGAACATGCGGGCGGTGACGCAGAACCCCGGCATGGCGGCCAGTATGGGCATCAACCCCGACCGGGTGGCGATGCTGACCTTCGGGCTGGGATCGGGCATTGCCGGTATCGCAGGCGTCGCCATCGGGCTGTTCGCGCAGGTGACGTCCGAGCTTGGGCAGGCCTATATCGTCCAGAGCTTCATGACAGTGGTCGTCGGCGGCGTCGGCAATATCTGGGGAACGCTGGCCGGTGCCGCGATGATCGGCGGGCTGCAGAAGGGGATCGAGGTTCTGAACCCGGCCAATACGTTGGCCGCGCAGACCTGGATGATCCTCTTCATCATCATCTTCATTCAGTTCCGGCCAAGGGGCATCTTCCCGACCCGCGGCCGCTTTGCAGAGGGTTGA
- the urtA gene encoding urea ABC transporter substrate-binding protein, whose product MQGMRYFLASSALGMTLAGAAWAQDDTIKIGVLHSLSGTMAISETTLKDTVLMMVEQQNAKGGLLGKQIEAVVVDPASDWPLFAEKARELISDQGVDAIFGCWTSVSRKSVLPVIEELNGLLFYPVQYEGEESSKNVIYTGAAPNQQAIPAVDYMRDELGVEKWALLGTDYVYPRTTNTILEAYLKENGVAQDDIFVNYTPFGHSDWSKIVADVVALTNEGKQVGVVSTINGDANVGFYKELAAAGVSADDIPVMAFSVGEEELSGLDTANLVGHLAAWNYFESAESPENAAFIDGWHAFTGDDNRVTNDPMEATMIGFNAWVAAVEAAGSTETDAVLDAIVGVEVPNLTGSMAEVLPNHHLTKPVLIGEIREDGQFDIVSETDPVPGDAWTDFLPDSAVLDADWPGKECGMFNTETESCVQVQSNY is encoded by the coding sequence ATGCAGGGAATGAGGTATTTTCTGGCCAGCAGCGCGCTTGGCATGACGCTGGCCGGGGCGGCCTGGGCGCAAGATGACACGATCAAGATCGGCGTGCTGCACTCACTGTCCGGCACCATGGCGATTTCCGAGACCACGCTGAAGGACACGGTCCTGATGATGGTCGAACAGCAGAATGCCAAGGGCGGCCTTCTGGGCAAGCAGATCGAAGCCGTGGTCGTCGATCCGGCCTCTGACTGGCCGCTTTTCGCGGAAAAGGCGCGGGAACTGATTTCGGATCAGGGCGTCGATGCGATTTTCGGCTGCTGGACCTCTGTCAGCCGAAAATCCGTCCTGCCCGTGATCGAGGAACTGAACGGGCTGCTGTTCTATCCCGTGCAATATGAGGGCGAGGAATCGTCGAAAAACGTCATTTATACGGGTGCCGCGCCGAACCAGCAGGCGATCCCGGCGGTGGATTACATGCGCGATGAACTGGGCGTGGAAAAATGGGCGCTTCTGGGCACGGACTATGTTTATCCTCGCACGACGAACACCATTCTCGAAGCCTATCTGAAGGAAAACGGCGTCGCGCAGGACGATATTTTCGTCAATTACACGCCTTTCGGGCATTCCGACTGGTCGAAGATCGTCGCCGATGTTGTCGCCCTGACCAATGAGGGAAAGCAGGTCGGTGTCGTTTCGACCATCAATGGCGATGCGAATGTAGGGTTCTATAAGGAGCTGGCGGCGGCGGGTGTCAGCGCCGATGACATTCCGGTCATGGCCTTTTCGGTGGGTGAGGAGGAGCTTTCGGGTCTGGATACCGCCAACCTTGTCGGTCATCTGGCCGCCTGGAACTATTTCGAAAGCGCGGAATCGCCCGAAAACGCCGCATTCATCGACGGATGGCATGCCTTCACTGGTGACGATAACCGCGTGACCAACGACCCGATGGAAGCCACGATGATCGGCTTCAATGCTTGGGTTGCAGCGGTTGAAGCAGCAGGCTCGACCGAGACAGACGCCGTGCTGGACGCGATAGTCGGGGTCGAGGTCCCGAACCTGACGGGCAGCATGGCCGAGGTTCTGCCGAACCACCACCTGACCAAACCCGTCCTGATCGGTGAGATTCGCGAGGACGGCCAGTTCGATATCGTTAGCGAAACCGACCCGGTGCCGGGCGATGCCTGGACAGATTTTCTGCCCGACAGCGCCGTTCTGGATGCCGACTGGCCGGGCAAGGAGTGCGGCATGTTCAACACTGAAACCGAAAGCTGCGTGCAGGTTCAGTCGAATTACTGA
- the ureG gene encoding urease accessory protein UreG codes for MTNGPLRVGIGGPVGAGKTTLTIELARLLAPRLSMAVVTNDIYTREDAEALMRAQVLPQDRVRGVETGGCPHTAIREDASINLAAIAELTEKLPGLDLVLIESGGDNLAATFSPELADLTIYVIDTAAGQDIPRKRGPGLARSDLLVVNKTDLAPHVGVDPELLESDAKTARGMRPVITAALLQGKGAADVAEFIIREGGLRPRL; via the coding sequence ATGACTAACGGACCCCTTCGCGTCGGCATCGGCGGCCCGGTTGGCGCCGGCAAGACCACGCTGACGATTGAACTTGCCCGTCTGCTGGCCCCGCGCCTGTCCATGGCGGTCGTGACGAACGACATTTATACGCGCGAGGATGCCGAGGCATTGATGCGGGCGCAGGTCCTGCCGCAGGACCGGGTGCGTGGCGTTGAAACCGGCGGCTGTCCGCACACCGCCATTCGCGAGGATGCCAGCATCAACCTTGCCGCGATTGCAGAGTTGACCGAAAAGCTGCCGGGCCTGGATCTCGTGCTGATTGAATCGGGCGGCGATAACCTTGCGGCGACATTCAGCCCGGAACTGGCCGATCTGACGATCTATGTGATCGATACGGCTGCCGGTCAGGATATTCCGCGTAAAAGGGGGCCGGGACTGGCACGGTCTGACCTGCTTGTCGTCAACAAGACCGATCTCGCGCCGCATGTAGGCGTCGATCCGGAATTGCTTGAGAGCGATGCGAAAACCGCACGAGGCATGCGACCCGTCATCACGGCCGCATTGCTGCAAGGCAAAGGCGCGGCAGATGTCGCGGAATTCATCATCCGCGAGGGCGGACTGCGTCCAAGGCTCTGA
- a CDS encoding urease accessory protein UreF, translated as MVMDGHSVIPTEAARLLAVQLLSPAFPTGAFAYAQGLEWAMDRGEVANGPALAGWIADVLEYGAGWSDAVILSLALRPCADHAALDDLARAMCLASERLSETLEQGAAFAVTAAALTGTDASPAALPVAVGRALASLGMPRAEIIGLYLHGQALNLIQAAVRFMPMGQAEGQRILASLAPLILRLAALAADAEEDDLGGCAIGAELAQMRHETMTVRIFRS; from the coding sequence ATGGTCATGGACGGACATTCGGTCATTCCCACTGAGGCGGCTCGTTTGCTGGCCGTCCAGCTTTTGTCCCCGGCTTTCCCGACCGGGGCCTTCGCCTATGCGCAGGGTCTGGAATGGGCGATGGATCGGGGTGAGGTCGCGAATGGTCCGGCCTTGGCCGGCTGGATCGCCGATGTGCTGGAATATGGCGCCGGCTGGTCAGACGCGGTGATCCTGTCGCTTGCTTTGCGACCTTGCGCGGATCATGCGGCTTTGGATGATCTTGCCCGCGCAATGTGCCTGGCGTCAGAACGACTGTCCGAAACGCTGGAACAGGGCGCTGCTTTTGCTGTTACGGCAGCCGCCCTGACCGGCACCGATGCATCGCCCGCGGCCCTGCCGGTTGCCGTTGGGCGCGCGCTTGCCAGCCTCGGCATGCCGCGGGCAGAGATCATCGGGCTTTATCTGCACGGGCAGGCGTTGAACCTGATCCAGGCGGCTGTGCGATTCATGCCTATGGGGCAGGCCGAGGGGCAGCGCATCCTTGCCAGCCTTGCACCGTTGATACTGCGGCTGGCGGCGCTTGCGGCGGATGCGGAGGAGGACGATCTGGGCGGCTGCGCCATCGGCGCGGAACTCGCACAGATGCGACATGAAACAATGACCGTGAGGATATTCCGCTCATGA
- a CDS encoding urease accessory protein UreE codes for MHFLANGDELGVAVAILPADHGRKVVGRVVLDYEARCLRRKRLATEGGAAFMVDLPQTVSLDPGAAFALADGNAIEVIEAHEPVLRIEGELPRLAWHIGNRHCPCEMAEDHLIIRADPVLEDMLRKLGATIAKGFAPFRPEGGAYGHGRTFGHSH; via the coding sequence ATGCATTTTCTTGCCAATGGTGACGAACTCGGTGTCGCGGTGGCGATCCTCCCCGCCGATCACGGCCGCAAAGTCGTGGGGCGCGTCGTGCTGGATTATGAGGCCCGATGCCTGCGCCGGAAGCGGCTGGCAACGGAAGGCGGAGCGGCATTCATGGTCGATCTTCCGCAAACCGTCAGCCTTGATCCCGGCGCGGCCTTTGCGCTTGCCGATGGAAATGCGATCGAGGTGATAGAAGCGCATGAGCCCGTCTTGCGGATCGAAGGCGAGCTGCCCCGGCTGGCCTGGCATATCGGCAATCGCCACTGCCCCTGCGAAATGGCTGAGGATCATCTTATCATCCGCGCGGATCCGGTGCTGGAAGACATGCTTCGCAAGCTTGGTGCAACGATTGCAAAGGGGTTTGCGCCCTTCCGGCCCGAAGGTGGCGCCTATGGTCATGGACGGACATTCGGTCATTCCCACTGA
- the ureC gene encoding urease subunit alpha, translating to MPVQISRAAYADMFGPTTGDRVRLGDTDLVIEVERDLTIYGEEVKFGGGKVIRDGMGQSQITREGGATDTVLTNALILDWTGIYKADLGLKDGRIAAIGKAGNPDTQPGVDIIIGPGTEIIAAEGRIVTAGGIDCHIHFICPQQVDDALHSGITTMIGGGTGPAHGTLATTCTPGPWHIRRMLEAADSLPMNIGLAGKGNASRPEALIEQVRAGACALKLHEDWGTTPAAIDCCLTVADDMDIQVMIHNDTLNESGFVENTLKAIAGRTIHAYHTEGAGGGHAPDIMRVVGSQNIIPSSTNPTRPYTANTIEEHLDMLMVCHHLDRSIPEDVAFAESRIRRETIAAEDILHDLGAFSIISSDSQAMGRVGEVITRTWQTAHKMKQQRGRLEGEAGDNDNLRARRYVAKYTINPAVAHGISSHTGSVETGKRADLVIWSPAFFGAKPEMSLIGGQIVMAQMGDPNASIPTPQPMYSRPMFGALGRAMQSAAVHFVSVAGLQDGAADGLYKQAVAVQDTRDIGKRDMRLNDATPEIAVDPETYEVRADGQLLTCQPATELPLAQRYFLY from the coding sequence ATGCCGGTCCAGATTTCCCGCGCCGCCTATGCCGATATGTTCGGTCCAACGACCGGCGACCGCGTGCGTCTTGGCGATACCGATCTGGTGATCGAGGTCGAACGCGATCTGACCATCTATGGCGAGGAGGTCAAGTTCGGCGGCGGCAAGGTCATCCGCGACGGGATGGGGCAGAGCCAGATCACCCGCGAGGGTGGGGCGACGGACACGGTGCTGACCAATGCGCTGATCCTTGACTGGACGGGCATCTACAAGGCCGATCTGGGTCTGAAGGACGGGCGCATCGCCGCCATTGGCAAGGCGGGCAACCCCGATACCCAACCCGGCGTCGATATCATCATCGGGCCGGGGACCGAGATCATCGCCGCCGAGGGCCGGATCGTGACCGCAGGCGGCATCGACTGCCATATCCACTTCATCTGTCCTCAGCAGGTCGACGACGCGCTGCATTCCGGCATCACCACAATGATCGGCGGCGGCACTGGGCCCGCGCATGGGACGCTGGCCACCACCTGCACGCCGGGGCCGTGGCATATCCGCCGAATGCTGGAGGCTGCGGATAGTCTTCCGATGAATATCGGGCTGGCGGGAAAGGGCAATGCCTCGCGCCCCGAAGCCCTGATCGAACAGGTCCGCGCCGGGGCCTGCGCGCTGAAGCTGCATGAGGATTGGGGCACGACGCCCGCCGCCATCGACTGCTGCCTGACCGTGGCCGACGACATGGACATTCAGGTCATGATCCATAACGATACGCTGAACGAATCCGGCTTTGTCGAGAATACTTTGAAAGCCATCGCGGGCCGCACCATCCATGCCTATCACACAGAAGGCGCGGGCGGTGGCCATGCGCCTGACATCATGCGGGTGGTGGGCTCGCAGAACATCATCCCTTCTTCGACGAACCCGACGCGGCCCTATACGGCAAACACCATCGAGGAGCATCTCGATATGCTCATGGTCTGCCACCATCTGGACCGCTCTATCCCCGAGGATGTGGCCTTCGCCGAAAGCCGCATCCGGCGAGAGACCATCGCGGCTGAGGATATCCTTCACGACCTTGGCGCGTTCTCGATTATCAGCAGCGACAGCCAAGCCATGGGCCGTGTCGGAGAGGTGATCACCCGCACATGGCAAACCGCGCATAAGATGAAACAGCAGCGCGGGCGGCTGGAGGGTGAGGCTGGGGATAACGACAATCTCCGCGCCCGGCGCTATGTCGCGAAATACACGATTAACCCGGCTGTAGCGCATGGGATAAGCAGCCATACAGGCAGCGTCGAGACGGGCAAACGCGCCGATCTGGTCATCTGGTCGCCTGCGTTTTTCGGTGCCAAGCCAGAGATGAGCCTGATCGGCGGGCAGATCGTCATGGCGCAGATGGGCGATCCGAACGCTTCGATCCCGACACCTCAGCCGATGTACTCACGACCGATGTTCGGGGCGCTTGGACGGGCGATGCAATCTGCAGCGGTGCATTTCGTCAGCGTAGCAGGGCTTCAGGACGGTGCGGCGGATGGGCTGTATAAACAGGCAGTCGCCGTGCAGGACACGCGCGACATCGGCAAACGCGACATGCGCTTGAATGATGCCACGCCCGAAATCGCGGTCGATCCCGAAACCTATGAAGTCCGTGCCGACGGGCAATTGCTGACCTGCCAACCGGCGACAGAGCTGCCCCTGGCGCAGCGCTATTTTCTGTATTGA
- a CDS encoding urease subunit beta translates to MIPGEIIPAQGSITLNEGREAITMMVANTGDRPVQVGSHYHFAETNPGLDFDRKAARGMRLDIAAGTAIRFEPGQRREVRLIPFEGNRQVWGFNQQIMGAL, encoded by the coding sequence ATGATCCCCGGCGAGATCATACCCGCACAGGGCAGCATCACCCTGAACGAGGGTCGCGAGGCGATCACAATGATGGTCGCCAATACCGGCGACCGCCCCGTGCAGGTCGGCAGTCACTATCATTTCGCGGAAACCAATCCGGGTCTGGATTTCGACCGCAAGGCCGCGCGCGGTATGCGTCTGGACATCGCCGCAGGCACCGCGATCAGGTTTGAGCCGGGGCAGAGGCGCGAGGTCCGGCTGATCCCCTTCGAGGGTAACCGGCAGGTCTGGGGCTTCAACCAGCAGATCATGGGGGCGCTGTAA
- a CDS encoding HupE/UreJ family protein — MKKTLILLALMPSVAFAHTGHQAGSFHSGFGHPFGGADHMLAMVALGLLAAQIGKRAVWVLPLTFVTTMLLGGMLGAGGMPFPAVEPTILASCIILGALVALAVRLPLSVMLAGTALFGAAHGWAHGAEGPVNGLAVYAAGFVVATALLHGLGIVAGKAIPALALRLTGFAAALAGVTLAMAG; from the coding sequence ATGAAAAAGACCCTGATTCTGCTGGCCCTGATGCCATCTGTCGCATTTGCCCATACCGGGCATCAGGCTGGCAGCTTCCACAGCGGTTTCGGCCATCCTTTCGGCGGCGCTGACCATATGCTGGCGATGGTGGCGCTTGGCCTTCTTGCCGCGCAGATTGGCAAGCGTGCTGTGTGGGTGTTGCCCCTGACCTTCGTGACGACAATGCTGCTTGGCGGGATGCTGGGGGCGGGCGGAATGCCCTTCCCGGCGGTTGAGCCGACGATCCTGGCCTCCTGCATCATCCTCGGTGCGCTTGTCGCCCTAGCCGTGCGCCTGCCATTGTCGGTGATGCTGGCGGGGACGGCGCTGTTTGGCGCGGCGCATGGCTGGGCGCATGGGGCAGAGGGTCCGGTGAATGGCTTGGCGGTCTATGCGGCGGGTTTCGTCGTGGCAACGGCGCTGTTGCACGGGCTCGGCATCGTGGCGGGCAAAGCCATTCCGGCACTGGCGCTCCGCCTGACGGGCTTTGCAGCGGCGCTTGCGGGCGTGACTTTGGCGATGGCGGGCTGA
- a CDS encoding urease subunit gamma translates to MNLTPREKDKLLISLAAMVARGRLERGVKLNHPEAIALITDYVVEGARDGRSVADLMAAGATVIRAEQCMEGVPSMIETVQVEATFPDGTKLVTVHHPIR, encoded by the coding sequence ATGAACCTGACCCCACGCGAAAAGGACAAGCTGCTGATAAGCCTCGCTGCGATGGTTGCGCGCGGTCGGCTGGAACGCGGCGTCAAGCTGAACCACCCCGAGGCCATCGCGCTGATCACCGATTACGTGGTCGAGGGCGCTCGCGACGGGCGCAGCGTGGCTGACCTGATGGCGGCAGGTGCAACCGTGATCCGTGCCGAGCAATGTATGGAGGGCGTGCCCTCGATGATCGAGACCGTGCAGGTCGAAGCCACATTTCCCGATGGCACGAAGCTCGTGACCGTCCACCACCCAATCCGCTGA
- a CDS encoding urease accessory protein UreD, producing MFDAAIMQRSFGAAKVALDRGTLTELSQSGSAKVMLPRTYGAAPELVFLNTSGGLTAGDRLEYSVTLGPDTRAIATTQTAERAYRADGEPAQATVSLHVASGGRLDWLPQDTILFDGSSFARRTDIRLCGDAVFLGLETMVLGRQAMGETVREIFLRDSRKVTRDGQVEVFDPLRLDSVAINRAGSPALLSNARAFSVLIYSGPDADRHLQDLRASLDEPGVEAAVSALPGRMILRACAADAWPLRRQIVRLIAILRPGGMPRVWQSQE from the coding sequence ATGTTTGACGCTGCCATCATGCAACGCAGCTTCGGCGCGGCGAAGGTCGCTCTGGATCGCGGCACTCTGACGGAACTGTCCCAATCGGGCAGCGCCAAGGTCATGCTGCCGCGCACATATGGCGCTGCGCCAGAACTGGTATTCCTGAACACGTCGGGCGGGCTGACGGCCGGCGACCGGCTTGAATACAGCGTGACCCTCGGTCCCGACACCAGGGCCATAGCGACGACCCAAACTGCAGAGCGTGCCTATCGCGCGGATGGGGAGCCCGCGCAGGCAACCGTATCGCTGCATGTCGCTTCGGGCGGCAGGCTTGACTGGTTGCCGCAAGATACGATCCTGTTCGACGGTTCAAGCTTTGCGCGGCGGACCGATATTCGGCTTTGCGGAGATGCCGTTTTTCTGGGGCTTGAAACCATGGTTCTGGGGCGGCAGGCCATGGGCGAAACCGTGCGAGAAATATTTCTGCGCGATAGCCGTAAGGTCACGCGCGATGGACAGGTGGAGGTATTCGATCCGCTTCGGCTTGATTCCGTCGCCATCAATCGTGCGGGTTCACCCGCGTTGCTCAGCAACGCGCGGGCCTTTTCGGTGCTGATTTATTCAGGGCCTGATGCGGACCGGCATTTGCAGGATTTGCGCGCAAGTCTGGATGAGCCGGGGGTGGAGGCCGCCGTTTCCGCCCTGCCGGGCCGGATGATCCTTCGTGCATGCGCCGCGGATGCATGGCCGCTGCGGCGCCAGATTGTGCGTCTGATCGCGATTTTGCGACCGGGCGGAATGCCCCGTGTCTGGCAATCACAGGAGTAA